In Muribaculum gordoncarteri, the genomic window GTTGCGCTGATCCCAGAATATCTGGTTGGTCAGGAACTTCTCGTTCTGCACGTTCAATATCCTTACGTTGCCGTTGAGCTCCCACAGTGACTTGTCACGGTAGTAGGTGGCCGAGTCGCAACGTATTGTGGCATCGGTATTGAAGTTGTTGTCAAATTTTTCAAGAAACAGGCTCTCGGGGAATCGCCATTTGGGCTCCTTCGACTCGTCATATACGAGCCATAGGGGAGTCGTGATGCGGTAGCGCGTTATGCCTGAGTCGGAGATCATCGTGACGACATCGCGGGTTATCATTGTCGGCACGAGCTCGCCGTCGGTTTCACGATGCACTACATCGGTCTTTTCCTGAGAGCAGGCTCCCAGAATCACAAGCCCGGTCACTGCTGCTACAGGAAACAGCCGCAGGCCGCTGAATCTATGTGCAATGTCCGACAGGGTCACTTGCTTAACGTATCTTGCTCTGATAGAACCAAAGTTCGTTGAAGTTTACGCCCAGTGTCACGCTGAAGTAGTTCTCCTTGATAAGCGGCATGGGGTTGGCCTGGCGGTGACGCCATTCAAAGCCTATGTTGATGACGGTCTTCGAGCCGGGAGCGGGAAGTCCGAATCCCATCGTGAGGCCGTATTCGCGCACATTGTTGCCGCGCACCTTTATATAGTCGTTGGAGTAGAATCCGCCAAGGCGATAGTTGACGCGCTGTGC contains:
- the lptC gene encoding LPS export ABC transporter periplasmic protein LptC produces the protein MTLSDIAHRFSGLRLFPVAAVTGLVILGACSQEKTDVVHRETDGELVPTMITRDVVTMISDSGITRYRITTPLWLVYDESKEPKWRFPESLFLEKFDNNFNTDATIRCDSATYYRDKSLWELNGNVRILNVQNEKFLTNQIFWDQRNHKVYSDSFIHIERSDRIIEGYGFESNEKMTTYTVTRPSGIFPVSDFRGGARDSSATDSVTVEPEPEAAPASEKKAADEQPVQSRPPKRAIDGKPLPSRPAPVNRIDREEQLKLKKDLK